In one window of Streptomyces roseofulvus DNA:
- a CDS encoding FadR/GntR family transcriptional regulator, with protein sequence MTTSAQGLHSHVLATLGLAITAGEYPPGTVLRTDELAQGFDVSRTVVREVVRVLESMHLVESRRRVGVTVLPTESWNVYDPQVIRWRLAGADRPRQLRSLTVLRSAVEPVAAGLAALHATPAQCRELTEQALGMVATSRGRQLEAYLVHDIAFHRVVLNASGNEMFARLGDVVAEVLTGRTHHHVMFEDPDPAAVTLHVQVAEAVRERDAARAEALTREIAVGALKELDVLAP encoded by the coding sequence ATGACGACATCGGCCCAGGGGCTCCACTCGCACGTGCTCGCCACCCTGGGTCTGGCCATCACCGCGGGGGAGTACCCGCCCGGCACCGTGCTGCGCACCGACGAGCTCGCCCAGGGCTTCGACGTCTCCCGCACCGTCGTCCGCGAGGTCGTCCGCGTCCTGGAGTCCATGCACCTGGTGGAGTCGCGCCGCCGGGTCGGCGTCACGGTGCTGCCCACCGAGAGCTGGAACGTCTACGACCCCCAGGTCATCCGCTGGCGGCTGGCCGGCGCCGACCGCCCCCGCCAGCTCCGCTCCCTCACCGTGCTGCGCTCCGCCGTCGAGCCCGTCGCGGCCGGCCTCGCCGCCCTCCACGCCACCCCGGCCCAGTGCCGCGAGCTCACCGAGCAGGCCCTCGGCATGGTCGCGACCTCGCGCGGCCGGCAGCTGGAGGCGTACCTCGTCCACGACATCGCCTTCCACCGGGTCGTCCTCAACGCCTCCGGCAACGAGATGTTCGCCCGCCTCGGCGACGTCGTCGCCGAGGTCCTCACCGGCCGCACCCACCACCACGTGATGTTCGAGGACCCCGACCCGGCCGCCGTCACCCTCCACGTTCAGGTCGCGGAGGCCGTGCGCGAGCGGGACGCGGCCCGCGCGGAGGCGCTGACCCGGGAGATCGCCGTCGGCGCGCTCAAGGAACTGGACGTCCTGGCTCCGTAG
- a CDS encoding S-(hydroxymethyl)mycothiol dehydrogenase produces MPQHVRGVIAPGRNEPVRIETIVVPDPGPGEAVVRVQACGVCHTDLHYKQGGINDDFPFLLGHEAAGVVESVGEGVTDVAPGDYVILNWRAVCGQCRACRRGRPWYCFDTHNARQRMTLLDGTELSPALGIGAFAEKTLVAAGQCTKVDPAVAPEIAGLLGCGVMAGIGAAINTGNVSRGDTVAVIGCGGVGDAAVVGARLAGAAKIIAVDIDERKLAKAKEMGATHTVDSRTADPVEAIRELTGGFGADVVIEAVGRPETYRQAFYARDLAGTVVLVGVPTPEMKLELPLLDVFGRGGSLKSSWYGDCLPSRDFPMLIDLHRQGRIDLGAFVTETIALDDVEKAFARMHEGDVLRSVVVL; encoded by the coding sequence ATGCCACAGCACGTGCGGGGGGTCATCGCCCCCGGTCGGAACGAGCCGGTGCGGATCGAGACGATCGTCGTCCCCGATCCGGGCCCCGGCGAGGCCGTCGTCCGGGTCCAGGCGTGCGGCGTCTGCCACACCGACCTCCACTACAAGCAGGGCGGGATCAACGACGACTTCCCCTTCCTGCTCGGCCACGAGGCCGCCGGCGTCGTCGAGTCGGTCGGCGAGGGCGTCACCGACGTCGCCCCCGGCGACTACGTGATCCTCAACTGGCGGGCCGTCTGCGGCCAGTGCCGCGCCTGCCGCCGCGGCCGCCCCTGGTACTGCTTCGACACCCACAACGCGCGGCAGAGGATGACCCTGCTCGACGGCACGGAGCTCTCCCCGGCCCTCGGCATCGGCGCCTTCGCCGAGAAGACCCTCGTCGCCGCGGGCCAGTGCACCAAGGTCGACCCGGCCGTCGCCCCCGAGATCGCCGGCCTCCTCGGCTGTGGCGTGATGGCCGGCATCGGCGCCGCGATCAACACCGGCAACGTCTCCCGCGGCGACACCGTCGCCGTCATCGGCTGCGGAGGCGTCGGCGACGCCGCGGTCGTCGGCGCCCGCCTCGCCGGCGCCGCGAAGATCATCGCCGTCGACATCGACGAGCGGAAACTGGCCAAGGCGAAGGAGATGGGCGCCACCCACACCGTCGACTCCCGCACCGCCGACCCCGTCGAGGCGATCCGCGAACTCACCGGCGGCTTCGGCGCCGACGTCGTGATCGAGGCCGTCGGCCGCCCGGAGACGTACCGGCAGGCGTTCTACGCCCGCGACCTGGCCGGCACCGTCGTCCTCGTCGGCGTCCCCACCCCCGAGATGAAGCTGGAACTGCCGCTCCTCGACGTCTTCGGCCGCGGCGGCTCCCTCAAGTCCTCCTGGTACGGCGACTGCCTGCCGTCCCGCGACTTCCCCATGCTCATCGACCTGCACCGGCAGGGCCGCATCGACCTCGGCGCCTTCGTCACCGAGACCATCGCCCTCGACGACGTCGAGAAGGCGTTCGCCCGCATGCACGAGGGCGACGTCCTCCGCTCGGTGGTGGTGCTGTGA
- a CDS encoding FAD-binding dehydrogenase, protein MSYDADVIVIGAGLAGLVATAELVDAGRSVILLDQEPEQSLGGQAHWSFGGLFLVDSPEQRRLRIKDSHALALQDWMGTAGFDRPEDDWARRWAEAYVDFAAGEKRSWLHARGVRFFPVVGWAERGGYDANGHGNSVPRFHITWGTGPGLVAPFERRVREGAARGRVTFRFRHRVTALGRTDGTVDTVSGEILEPSDAARGTASTRTATGSFELRAQAVIVTTGGIGGNHDLVRAQWPARLGTPPEKLLSGVPAHVDGLMLGIAEKAGARHVNRDRMWHYTEGIENWNPIWARHGIRILPGPSSLWLDATGKRLPVPLFPGFDTLGTLEHIMRTGHDHTWFVLDKRIIGKEFALSGSEQNPDLTGKSVRDVLGRARADVPGPVQAFMDKGADFVVEDDLPALVRGMNRITGEDLVDEAVLRHEITARDREIANPFTKDLQITAIRGARSYLGDRLIRTAAPHRILDPKAGPLIAVRLNILTRKSLGGLQTDLSSRVLTETGEPLPGLYAAGEAAGFGGGGVHGYRSLEGTFLGGCVFSGRAAGRAAAAATA, encoded by the coding sequence ATGTCCTACGACGCCGATGTGATCGTGATCGGGGCCGGCCTCGCCGGCCTCGTCGCCACCGCCGAACTGGTCGACGCCGGCCGGTCCGTGATCCTCCTGGACCAGGAGCCCGAACAGTCCCTCGGCGGCCAGGCCCACTGGTCCTTCGGCGGGCTCTTCCTCGTCGACTCGCCCGAACAGCGCCGGCTCCGCATCAAGGACAGCCACGCGCTCGCCCTCCAGGACTGGATGGGCACCGCGGGCTTCGACCGCCCCGAGGACGACTGGGCCCGCCGCTGGGCGGAGGCGTACGTGGACTTCGCCGCCGGCGAGAAGCGCTCCTGGCTGCACGCGCGCGGGGTCCGCTTCTTCCCCGTGGTCGGCTGGGCCGAGCGCGGCGGCTACGACGCCAACGGGCACGGCAACTCCGTCCCCCGCTTCCACATCACCTGGGGTACGGGACCCGGCCTCGTCGCCCCCTTCGAGCGCAGGGTCCGCGAGGGCGCCGCCCGGGGCCGCGTCACCTTCCGCTTCCGCCACCGCGTCACCGCCCTCGGCCGCACCGACGGCACCGTCGACACCGTCTCCGGCGAGATCCTGGAGCCCTCGGACGCCGCGCGCGGCACCGCCAGCACCCGGACCGCCACGGGCTCCTTCGAGCTGCGCGCCCAGGCGGTGATCGTCACCACCGGCGGCATCGGCGGCAACCACGACCTGGTCCGCGCCCAGTGGCCCGCCCGCCTCGGCACCCCGCCCGAGAAGCTGCTCTCCGGCGTCCCGGCCCACGTCGACGGCCTGATGCTCGGCATCGCGGAGAAGGCCGGCGCCCGGCACGTCAACCGCGACCGGATGTGGCACTACACGGAGGGCATCGAGAACTGGAACCCGATCTGGGCCCGGCACGGCATCCGCATCCTGCCCGGCCCCTCCTCGCTCTGGCTGGACGCCACCGGCAAGCGGCTCCCGGTGCCGCTCTTCCCCGGCTTCGACACCCTCGGCACCCTCGAACACATCATGCGGACCGGCCACGACCACACCTGGTTCGTCCTCGACAAGCGGATCATCGGCAAGGAGTTCGCCCTCTCCGGCTCCGAACAGAACCCCGACCTCACCGGCAAGTCCGTCCGCGACGTCCTCGGCCGGGCCCGCGCCGACGTCCCCGGCCCCGTCCAGGCGTTCATGGACAAGGGCGCCGACTTCGTCGTCGAGGACGACCTGCCGGCCCTCGTCCGCGGCATGAACCGGATCACCGGCGAGGACCTCGTGGACGAGGCCGTCCTGCGCCACGAAATCACCGCCCGCGACCGCGAGATCGCCAACCCCTTCACCAAGGACCTCCAGATCACCGCGATCCGCGGCGCCCGCAGCTACCTCGGCGACCGTCTGATCAGGACCGCCGCCCCGCACCGCATCCTCGACCCGAAGGCCGGCCCGCTGATCGCCGTCCGCCTCAACATCCTCACCCGCAAGTCCCTCGGCGGCCTGCAGACCGACCTCTCCTCCCGGGTCCTCACCGAGACCGGCGAACCCCTCCCCGGCCTGTACGCGGCGGGGGAGGCCGCCGGCTTCGGCGGCGGCGGCGTCCACGGCTACCGCTCCCTCGAAGGCACCTTCCTCGGCGGCTGCGTCTTCTCCGGCCGCGCGGCGGGCAGGGCGGCCGCCGCGGCGACGGCGTAG
- a CDS encoding TIGR03619 family F420-dependent LLM class oxidoreductase: protein MEIGIALPQYGTHARADRIADFARDAEEAGFDSFWVGDRVLTPVAPGDLYPGHTPENPYPHQYKTFLDPLTVLTVAAGATVRARLGTSTLNGPWYPPALLARSLTSLDQVSGGRLDVGLGLGWLRDEYTAVGADFGRRGALLDELLDVLHAVWTREEVGHQGPRWTIPAAYVGLRPVQPAGPPVLLGGFSPAALRRVGRRAAGWAGAVLPPGAAEGLWDVARRAADEAGRDPDALRRQIRCNPAPGATADGIAAVLQGVRDTGADGCFVDLQQSVDSPDEALELGARVLRLLRG, encoded by the coding sequence ATGGAGATAGGCATCGCACTGCCCCAGTACGGCACCCATGCCCGCGCCGACCGCATCGCGGACTTCGCGCGGGACGCCGAGGAGGCCGGCTTCGACTCGTTCTGGGTCGGCGACCGCGTCCTGACCCCGGTGGCCCCCGGCGACCTCTATCCGGGGCACACGCCGGAGAACCCGTACCCCCACCAGTACAAGACCTTCCTCGACCCGCTGACGGTGCTCACCGTCGCCGCCGGCGCGACCGTCCGCGCCCGGCTCGGCACGAGCACCCTCAACGGTCCCTGGTACCCGCCGGCCCTGCTCGCCCGCTCCCTCACCTCCCTCGACCAGGTCAGCGGCGGACGCCTCGACGTCGGCCTCGGCCTCGGCTGGCTGCGCGACGAGTACACGGCCGTCGGCGCCGACTTCGGCCGGCGCGGCGCCCTCCTCGACGAACTGCTCGACGTCCTGCACGCCGTCTGGACCCGGGAGGAGGTCGGCCACCAGGGGCCCCGCTGGACGATCCCCGCCGCGTACGTCGGCCTCCGCCCGGTCCAGCCCGCCGGACCGCCCGTGCTCCTCGGCGGCTTCAGCCCCGCCGCCCTGCGCCGGGTCGGCCGCCGGGCCGCCGGCTGGGCCGGCGCCGTCCTGCCGCCCGGAGCGGCCGAGGGCCTGTGGGACGTGGCGCGCCGCGCCGCCGACGAGGCCGGCCGCGACCCCGACGCGCTGCGTCGGCAGATCCGCTGCAACCCCGCCCCCGGCGCCACGGCGGACGGGATCGCCGCGGTCCTCCAGGGAGTGCGCGACACCGGCGCCGACGGCTGCTTCGTCGACCTCCAGCAGTCCGTCGACTCGCCGGACGAGGCCCTGGAGCTCGGGGCGAGGGTCCTGCGCCTGCTGCGCGGCTGA
- a CDS encoding DUF202 domain-containing protein: MAGPAPGDGTARDPGLQPERTRLAWRRTTLSWTVVAVLGVKLALMDDATAAGVAGLALAALLWIGFLAVAHRRIRALDTARPRVLSARGALLAAGCTVALAVCGAALIW, translated from the coding sequence GTGGCCGGTCCCGCGCCCGGGGACGGGACCGCCCGCGATCCCGGGCTCCAGCCGGAGCGCACCCGGCTCGCCTGGCGGCGGACGACGCTGTCGTGGACGGTCGTGGCCGTGCTCGGCGTCAAGCTGGCCCTGATGGACGACGCCACGGCGGCGGGGGTGGCCGGTCTGGCCCTCGCCGCGCTGCTGTGGATCGGCTTCCTGGCCGTCGCCCACCGGCGCATCCGCGCCCTGGACACCGCCCGGCCGCGGGTCCTGTCGGCCCGGGGCGCGCTGCTGGCGGCGGGGTGCACGGTGGCGCTGGCGGTGTGCGGGGCGGCGCTGATCTGGTGA
- a CDS encoding NUDIX hydrolase, producing the protein MSASDEVLDVVDEQDRVIGRAPRGEVYARGLIHRCVFVRVRDAEGRVFVHRRTPTKLVFPSMYDLFVGGVVGAGESYDDAALREAEEELGVSGLPRPAFLFSFLYDSGGVAGKWWSSVYDVRCDLPVRPQPEEVAWHAFLTAEELRERLPGAPGAWEWVPDGLAAYERLVADGDR; encoded by the coding sequence ATGAGCGCTTCCGATGAGGTACTGGACGTCGTCGACGAGCAGGACCGGGTGATCGGCCGGGCCCCGCGCGGCGAGGTGTACGCGCGGGGTCTGATCCACCGCTGCGTCTTCGTCCGGGTGCGGGACGCCGAGGGACGCGTCTTCGTCCACCGCAGGACCCCGACGAAGCTGGTCTTCCCCTCGATGTACGACCTGTTCGTCGGCGGGGTCGTCGGCGCCGGCGAGTCCTACGACGACGCGGCGCTGCGCGAGGCCGAGGAGGAGCTGGGCGTCTCCGGCCTCCCCCGGCCCGCGTTCCTCTTCTCGTTCCTGTACGACTCCGGCGGCGTCGCCGGGAAGTGGTGGTCGTCCGTGTACGACGTCCGCTGCGACCTGCCGGTGCGGCCGCAGCCGGAGGAGGTCGCCTGGCACGCCTTCCTGACCGCCGAGGAGCTGCGGGAGCGGCTGCCCGGTGCGCCCGGCGCCTGGGAGTGGGTGCCGGACGGGCTCGCCGCGTACGAACGCCTGGTGGCGGACGGGGACCGGTAG
- a CDS encoding amino acid permease: MTDRVTAAEPLSAAGSTASPHIDAGDAGYRKDLKSRHINMIAIGGAIGTGLFLGAGGRMASAGPSLFIAYAVCGVFAFFVVRALGELVLYRPSSGAFVSYAREFMGEKGAYTAGWLYFLNWSTTAVADITAAATYAHFWSLFSDIPQWVLALIALAVVLAANLISVKYFGEMEFWFAIVKVAALVAFMLVGIFLVVTSHDVGGSTPGLANITDNGGIFPNGMMPMLLLIQGVVFAYASVELCGVAAGETENPEKIMPKAINSIMWRVGLFYVGSVVLLALILPYTAYSGDQSPFVTVFDKLGIPGAAGVMNLVVLTAALSSLNSGLYSTGRILRSMSMAGSAPKFTGVMNKGGVPYGGILLTAGFGVVGVLLNAKMPEDAFELVLNFASIGIIGTWAMIMVCSLLFVRSARQGKLSRPAYRLPWAPYTQIVTLVFLGSVLVLMWMDGGIGRTTVNCLPLIGAALVGGWFLVRRRVRETSGAQD, encoded by the coding sequence ATGACTGACCGCGTCACCGCGGCCGAGCCGCTGTCCGCCGCCGGCTCCACGGCGTCCCCCCACATCGACGCCGGCGACGCCGGATACCGCAAGGACCTCAAGTCCCGGCACATCAACATGATCGCCATCGGCGGCGCCATCGGCACGGGGCTCTTCCTCGGCGCCGGCGGCCGGATGGCCAGCGCCGGCCCCTCGCTCTTCATCGCGTACGCGGTCTGCGGCGTCTTCGCCTTCTTCGTGGTCCGGGCCCTCGGCGAGCTGGTGCTCTACCGCCCGTCCTCCGGCGCGTTCGTCTCCTACGCCCGCGAGTTCATGGGCGAGAAGGGCGCCTACACGGCCGGCTGGCTCTACTTCCTCAACTGGTCGACCACCGCCGTCGCCGACATCACCGCCGCGGCCACCTACGCCCACTTCTGGTCGCTGTTCAGCGACATCCCGCAGTGGGTGCTCGCCCTGATCGCCCTCGCGGTCGTCCTCGCCGCCAACCTCATCTCGGTGAAGTACTTCGGCGAGATGGAGTTCTGGTTCGCGATCGTCAAGGTCGCCGCGCTCGTCGCCTTCATGCTCGTCGGCATCTTCCTCGTCGTGACCTCGCACGACGTCGGCGGCTCCACCCCGGGCCTGGCCAACATCACCGACAACGGCGGCATCTTCCCCAACGGCATGATGCCGATGCTCCTGCTCATCCAGGGCGTCGTCTTCGCCTACGCCTCCGTCGAGCTCTGCGGCGTCGCCGCCGGCGAGACCGAGAACCCCGAGAAGATCATGCCGAAGGCGATCAACTCGATCATGTGGCGCGTCGGCCTCTTCTACGTCGGCTCCGTCGTCCTGCTCGCACTGATCCTCCCGTACACCGCCTACTCGGGCGACCAGAGCCCCTTCGTCACCGTCTTCGACAAGCTGGGCATCCCCGGCGCCGCCGGCGTGATGAACCTCGTCGTCCTCACCGCGGCCCTCTCCAGCCTCAACTCGGGCCTGTACTCCACCGGCCGCATCCTGCGCTCGATGTCGATGGCCGGCTCCGCGCCGAAGTTCACCGGCGTCATGAACAAGGGCGGCGTCCCCTACGGCGGCATCCTGCTCACCGCCGGCTTCGGCGTCGTCGGCGTGCTCCTCAACGCCAAGATGCCCGAGGACGCCTTCGAGCTGGTCCTCAACTTCGCCTCCATCGGCATCATCGGCACCTGGGCCATGATCATGGTCTGCTCGCTGCTCTTCGTCCGCAGCGCCAGGCAGGGCAAGCTCAGCCGCCCCGCCTACCGGCTGCCCTGGGCCCCCTACACCCAGATCGTGACCCTGGTCTTCCTCGGCTCCGTCCTCGTCCTCATGTGGATGGACGGCGGCATCGGCCGCACCACCGTGAACTGCCTGCCGCTGATCGGCGCGGCCCTCGTCGGCGGCTGGTTCCTGGTCCGCCGCCGGGTCCGCGAGACCTCCGGCGCGCAGGACTGA
- a CDS encoding YidH family protein, with the protein MSRFVQSLRLWFAPRRIRDEGETPDYRFSLANERTFLAWIRTALALIGGGFAVDQFLPDLRWAVRVGLALALLAAGVLCALRAVNHWIRCERAMRRGEDLPVSRFPAVLSLTVAVVAVAMVVLVVVGRAG; encoded by the coding sequence GTGAGCCGATTCGTACAGAGCCTGCGGCTGTGGTTCGCGCCGCGGCGGATCCGGGACGAGGGCGAGACCCCCGACTACCGCTTCTCCCTCGCCAACGAGCGGACCTTCCTCGCCTGGATCCGGACGGCGCTCGCGCTCATCGGCGGCGGCTTCGCCGTCGACCAGTTCCTGCCGGACCTGCGCTGGGCGGTCCGGGTCGGGCTCGCGCTCGCGCTGCTCGCCGCCGGCGTGCTGTGCGCCCTGCGCGCGGTGAACCACTGGATCCGCTGCGAGCGGGCCATGCGCCGCGGCGAGGACCTGCCCGTCTCCCGCTTCCCCGCCGTCCTGAGCCTCACCGTGGCGGTGGTCGCGGTCGCGATGGTGGTGCTCGTGGTCGTCGGCCGGGCCGGCTAG
- a CDS encoding TetR/AcrR family transcriptional regulator has protein sequence MARTSGPETRAKLIHAAEELFAAQGVDNAQLRDITRLAGQANPSAVQYHFGSRAGLLDAVMAGRLARTEQVLVDLAYDPEADVHGLVTALVTAEASELRTERGRRCLRVSAQLSHESGVRARTPHPTLAGTAYWALIERIAARLAADGLPEPLLLERLDLALTVVGAALADRARQYLDGTEPLTGEALFLADLVETTTALLRAARPRSL, from the coding sequence ATGGCAAGGACGTCAGGACCCGAGACCCGGGCGAAGCTGATCCACGCGGCGGAGGAGCTCTTCGCCGCCCAGGGCGTCGACAACGCCCAGCTGCGGGACATCACCAGGCTGGCCGGGCAGGCCAACCCCTCCGCCGTGCAGTACCACTTCGGCTCCCGCGCCGGACTCCTCGACGCGGTCATGGCCGGCCGGCTGGCCCGCACCGAGCAGGTGCTCGTCGACCTCGCGTACGACCCCGAGGCTGACGTCCACGGGCTGGTCACCGCCCTCGTCACGGCCGAGGCCAGCGAGCTGCGCACCGAGCGCGGCCGCCGCTGCCTGCGCGTCTCCGCGCAGCTCAGCCACGAGAGCGGGGTCCGCGCCCGCACCCCGCACCCCACCCTGGCCGGCACCGCCTACTGGGCGCTGATCGAGCGGATCGCCGCCCGGCTGGCCGCCGACGGGCTGCCCGAACCGCTGCTCCTGGAGCGCCTCGACCTGGCCCTCACGGTGGTCGGCGCGGCGCTCGCCGACCGGGCCCGGCAGTACCTCGACGGGACGGAGCCGCTCACCGGCGAAGCGCTCTTCCTCGCCGACCTCGTCGAGACCACCACCGCGCTGCTCCGGGCCGCACGGCCCCGGAGCCTCTGA
- a CDS encoding gluconokinase has product MSTTPHTAAHPVVVVMGVAGTGKTTIGPLVARALGLPYAEGDDFHPAANVAKMSAGVPLDDADREPWLDAIGAWAHDRAGRGGVVSSSALKRIYRDRLRAAAPGVVFLHLTGDRELIEARMASRRGHFMPTALLDSQFATLQPLQDDEAGVAVDVSGTPEEITDRAVAALRRLAG; this is encoded by the coding sequence ATGAGCACCACCCCCCACACCGCCGCCCACCCGGTCGTCGTCGTCATGGGCGTCGCCGGGACCGGCAAGACGACGATCGGTCCGCTGGTCGCCCGGGCCCTCGGCCTCCCCTACGCGGAGGGGGACGACTTCCACCCGGCGGCGAACGTGGCCAAGATGTCGGCCGGCGTCCCGCTCGACGACGCCGACCGGGAGCCGTGGCTCGACGCCATCGGCGCCTGGGCGCACGACCGGGCCGGGCGCGGCGGCGTGGTGAGCAGCTCCGCGCTGAAGCGGATCTACCGGGACCGGCTGCGTGCGGCCGCCCCCGGGGTCGTCTTCCTCCATCTGACCGGCGACCGGGAGCTGATCGAGGCGCGGATGGCCTCCCGCAGGGGCCATTTCATGCCCACCGCGCTGCTCGACTCCCAGTTCGCCACCCTGCAGCCGCTGCAGGACGACGAGGCCGGCGTCGCCGTCGACGTGTCCGGCACCCCCGAGGAGATCACCGACCGGGCCGTCGCCGCGCTGCGGCGGCTCGCCGGCTGA
- a CDS encoding gluconate:H+ symporter: MTSLSVETLAADAVEPITSAGNAQLGIAVLAGIAVIVLLITKFKLHAFLALTIGSLALGAFAGAPLADTIKAFSTGLGNTVAGVGVLIALGAILGKLLADSGGADQIVDTILAKASKRSMPWAMVLIASVIGLPLFFEVGIVLLIPVVLMVAKRGNYSLMRIGIPALAGLSVMHGLIPPHPGPLVAIDAVGANLGVTLALGLVVAIPTVIIAGPVFSKYAARWVDVPAPEHMLNSSDGATRPSEDLEKRPGFGVTVATVMLPVVLMLVKALVDIVVDDPENAVQKVTDVIGSPLIALLAAVIVGMFTLGRAAGFTKERLSSTVDKSLAPIAGVLLIVGAGGGFKQTLIDLGVGQMILDFSKDWSIPALLLAWLIAVAIRLATGSATVATISAAGLVAPLAAGMSTSETALLVLAIGAGSLFFSHVNDAGFWLVKEYFGMNVGQTIKTWSVMETIISVVGLVFVLLLSLVL; this comes from the coding sequence GTGACCAGTCTCAGCGTCGAGACCCTGGCAGCGGATGCCGTCGAGCCGATCACCTCGGCCGGCAACGCCCAGCTGGGCATCGCCGTTCTCGCCGGCATCGCCGTCATCGTCCTGCTCATCACCAAGTTCAAGCTGCACGCGTTCCTCGCGCTGACCATCGGGTCGCTCGCGCTCGGCGCGTTCGCCGGCGCCCCGCTCGCGGACACCATCAAGGCGTTCAGCACCGGGCTCGGCAACACCGTGGCCGGCGTGGGCGTGCTCATCGCGCTCGGCGCCATCCTCGGCAAGCTGCTCGCCGACTCGGGCGGCGCCGACCAGATCGTCGACACGATCCTCGCGAAGGCGAGCAAGCGGTCCATGCCGTGGGCGATGGTCCTGATCGCCTCGGTGATCGGCCTGCCGCTCTTCTTCGAGGTCGGCATCGTGCTGCTGATCCCGGTGGTGCTCATGGTCGCCAAGCGCGGCAACTACTCCCTGATGCGGATCGGCATCCCCGCCCTGGCCGGCCTGTCCGTGATGCACGGGCTGATCCCGCCGCACCCCGGCCCGCTCGTCGCGATCGACGCGGTGGGCGCCAACCTGGGCGTCACCCTCGCCCTCGGCCTGGTCGTCGCGATCCCGACCGTGATCATCGCGGGCCCGGTCTTCTCGAAGTACGCGGCCCGCTGGGTGGACGTCCCGGCGCCCGAGCACATGCTGAACTCCTCTGACGGGGCGACGCGCCCCTCCGAGGACCTGGAGAAGCGCCCCGGCTTCGGCGTCACGGTCGCCACGGTGATGCTGCCGGTCGTCCTGATGCTGGTGAAGGCGCTCGTCGACATCGTGGTCGACGACCCCGAGAACGCCGTGCAGAAGGTCACCGACGTCATCGGCTCGCCGCTGATCGCCCTGCTCGCCGCCGTCATAGTCGGCATGTTCACGCTGGGCCGGGCGGCCGGCTTCACCAAGGAGCGGCTGTCCTCGACGGTCGACAAGTCCCTCGCCCCGATCGCGGGCGTGCTGCTGATCGTCGGCGCCGGCGGCGGCTTCAAGCAGACGCTGATCGACCTGGGCGTCGGCCAGATGATCCTGGACTTCTCGAAGGACTGGTCGATCCCGGCCCTGCTCCTCGCCTGGCTGATCGCGGTCGCGATCCGGCTCGCGACGGGCTCCGCGACGGTCGCGACGATCTCGGCGGCCGGTCTGGTGGCCCCGCTCGCCGCGGGCATGTCCACCAGCGAGACGGCGCTCCTGGTGCTGGCGATCGGTGCCGGTTCGCTCTTCTTCAGCCACGTCAACGACGCCGGTTTCTGGCTGGTGAAGGAGTACTTCGGCATGAACGTCGGCCAGACGATCAAGACCTGGTCGGTGATGGAGACCATCATCTCGGTGGTCGGCCTGGTGTTCGTGCTGCTGCTGTCGCTGGTGTTGTAG
- a CDS encoding glucose 1-dehydrogenase, giving the protein MNDLTGKTVLITGGARGLGAEAARQAVAAGANVVVTDVLDEDGAATAASLGERARFLHHDVTSEEEWAAAVAYAVAEFGGLHGLVNNAGISTGALLETESVEHFRKVLDINLTGVFIGMKAAIPAMREAGGGSIVNISSAAGLMGLALTAGYGASKWGVRGLTKIGAVELGTARIRVNSVHPGMTYTPMTASVGIQRGEGMYPNTPMGRVGEADEIAGAVVFLLSDAASYVTGAELAVDGGWTTGPTVKYVMGQ; this is encoded by the coding sequence ATGAACGACCTCACCGGCAAGACCGTCCTCATCACCGGCGGCGCCCGCGGCCTGGGCGCCGAGGCGGCCCGCCAGGCCGTCGCCGCCGGCGCGAACGTGGTCGTCACCGACGTCCTCGACGAGGACGGCGCGGCGACCGCCGCGAGCCTGGGCGAGCGCGCCCGCTTCCTCCACCACGACGTGACCTCCGAGGAGGAGTGGGCGGCCGCCGTGGCGTACGCCGTCGCCGAGTTCGGCGGACTGCACGGCCTGGTGAACAACGCCGGCATCTCCACCGGCGCCCTCCTGGAGACCGAGAGCGTCGAGCACTTCCGCAAGGTCCTCGACATCAACCTCACCGGCGTCTTCATCGGCATGAAGGCGGCGATCCCGGCGATGCGGGAGGCCGGCGGCGGCTCCATCGTCAACATCTCCTCGGCGGCGGGCCTGATGGGCCTCGCGCTGACCGCGGGCTACGGCGCCTCCAAGTGGGGCGTGCGCGGGCTGACGAAGATCGGCGCGGTGGAGCTCGGCACCGCGCGGATCCGGGTCAACTCGGTCCACCCGGGCATGACCTACACCCCGATGACCGCCTCCGTCGGCATCCAGCGGGGCGAGGGCATGTACCCGAACACGCCGATGGGCCGGGTCGGCGAGGCCGACGAGATCGCCGGCGCGGTCGTCTTCCTGCTCTCGGACGCGGCCTCGTACGTGACGGGCGCCGAGCTCGCCGTGGACGGCGGCTGGACCACCGGCCCGACGGTCAAGTACGTCATGGGGCAGTGA